A segment of the Sphingomonas kaistensis genome:
CGATGAAGCACGGCATCGGCCTCAACAAGATGCTCGGCACCATCCACGCCTATCCGACGATGACCGAGGCCAACAAATATGCCGCCGGCGAATGGAAAAAGGCGCATAAGCCGGAAGCGCTGCTGAACTGGGTCGAGCGCTTCCACGGCTGGCGGCGCTAGCGGGTCGGCACCGGCCCGCCCGACGCGCCCGTCAGCTGAACACCTCGGCCAGTTCACCCGCGCCGCCGCCTTCCTGGGCGTCGCGCAGTTCGACGAACAGCGACGGCTGGATCGTCGCCCACAGCAGACCAAAGGCCAGGCCACTGATTGCCGTCGCGATCAATGCCAGTGCCGAGCCCGATTCCCGCTCGCTGAAAAAGCTGACCTCGCCGGTCGTGAAGCCGATCAGGGCGAACACGGCAGTGATCAGATAATAGGTGATCAGGACCACCAGCAGCAGCCCGAAGATCTTCCAGCGGTGGCCCTTGGTCAGTTGCTGGCTGCGGTCGAAGGCGTTGATGATTCCGGTGCGCTCTTCGACGAGGGCGGGCGTGGCGACCGACCACATGCAGATCAGCATGAGGCCCGGGATCACCAGCAACAAAAGTCCCAGGACAAGCCCGAACCACCAGAGGATGGTCAGGAATACGATCGGAATGGTGAAGCGCAGGCCTTCGCTGAGGCACTGGCCAAGCGTCGGGTGACGGCCTTCATGGGCCGTGATCAGGCCGCGGGTAATCACCGCCTGCATCAGGCTGTTGAGGATGAAGCTGAGGATGACGAGGAAGAACTGGACCGCAAGAAAGCCGGACATGGCTGCGGTACTGCGGCTACCGCTGTCACCAAGCTGGCTTGCCATGAATAGTTGCGAGAGGACGGCGGGAAGTGCCCCGAACAAAGTAGCTGATCCGAACGTAAGCAGCGGATATTTCGCCATGAACGAGAATGCTCGCGAGAAGATGCGGCCGATCGACACTGTCCCGCCGCCTGCGAATTCATTTGCAACCGTTGCCACGCCACTAATCTCCCCTGCGTTCATTTGAGAGTGTGCGTTGGCGTAAGGCCAGTGTCCAGTATTAACGGCTTGCATGGACCAGCGCGCCGCTCCATGCTTCCTTTCATCGAAGGGACTGGCGTCGACACGTGGCAGAGAAGAGTTCGGCGCAGCAATTTGATCAGGCGTGGGGGTCGCTGAAGGCGGATCGCACCGTCCAGTTCGATTTCATCAAGACCCCCGCCGAACCCAAGCCCCCCGAATGGCTGGAGGCGATCGGACGCTTCTTCGAAGGGATACTGAGGGCGATCGGGCGGGCCCTGCAGTGGCTCTTCAGCTGGATGCCCGACGCGCCCTATGCCCGCTTCGTCCTCGGGACCTTGCTCGTGATCGGCGTGGCCTTGCTGGTCTGGCTGATCGTCGATCGCCTTCGCCATGACGAGTGGAGGCTGCCCTGGCGCCGACGCGAGGGCGAGGCCGCGGAAGTCGTGGCCGGGGACGTCGCCTGGCTTCCGGAGGAGATGCCGGCCCGGGCCTG
Coding sequences within it:
- a CDS encoding DUF4129 domain-containing protein, whose protein sequence is MAEKSSAQQFDQAWGSLKADRTVQFDFIKTPAEPKPPEWLEAIGRFFEGILRAIGRALQWLFSWMPDAPYARFVLGTLLVIGVALLVWLIVDRLRHDEWRLPWRRREGEAAEVVAGDVAWLPEEMPARAWLEEAEALARQGRFAEAVHCLLLRSVEDMARRRPDAVRPGLTSRELARSELLTEHARPLFAGLARTVEDSLFGGRPVGEPRWHEAREAYGSFALPETWRA